AACCTCATTCAGGCAATACTATCTATAAATGACCTTTTTGTAATGGCTCCACCAATGGTAGCAAGTCTTTTCAGAGAAGATGTAGAAAGATTTTTGCGACTAAACGAGATACGTTTTACTCCATCAGTAAACTTTAATGGGAAAAGTGGATTTGTTCATTTCTTTGATTTTGTAATACCAGCGTCAAAAGTAAAACCAGAGAGGATACTTAAGGCGATTAATCGCCCTGATAGGCAAAACATCACATCTTTAATCTTCTCGTGGACAGATACAAAAGAGGTAAGAGAACCAAATTCTACTGCTTATAGTGTTTTAAATGATATGGAACAGTCAATAAATCCTGATTTGATAAGTGCACTGAAACAATACAAAATAATACCTTTACTATGGAGCGATAAAGAAAAATATATTGAAGAACTTGCTGCATAGAGGGGTGTAGTATGAAAATTACAAGAATTTTTATTACTAGTAGAAATGAAAAAGGATTTGGGAATATAAACGAGGTAAAAAAAGAGATTTATGGATATGGAGAAAGATAAAAATGCAAGGAATAAATTTAAATCACCTGAAGAATGGCTGAAACAAGCAGATTATGATTTAGATACAGCACAAGCAATGTTTGATGCAGGAAAGTATGTGTATACCATTTTTATGTGTCATCTTTCTGTTGAGAAAGCGTTAAAAGGACTTTATGCAAAAAAGTTTAAAAAAGACCCTCCGAAGATACATAACTTGAACTATTTTTGTGAAATGTTGGGAATGGATCTTGAAAAAGAATTATATGATTTCATTGATAATCTTAATGGTTTAAGCATTCCTACAAGATATCCTGATGAATTGGACAGGCTTTTAAGGGATTATGAAAAAGAGGAAACACATAATATCTTAGAGAAAACAAGGGAATTATTACTATGTATGAAAAGAATGTTATAAAGTCACAAATAAAAAATATATTGGAGAAACTTCTAACAGAAAGGGGAATAAGTATTGATAGAATTGTAATTTTTGGCTCGTTTGTGAAAGGGAGGTTTAGAGAAGATAGCGATATTGATGTAATCATTGTTTCTCGGAGCTTTCAAGGTAAAAGTATTTTTGAAAGGGTGAGGATGACCACCGGTATAGGTAGAGAATTAGTAAGAAAATTAAAAATACCTTTTGACTTACTCTATTATTCGGATGAGGAATGGGAAAATGAGGATTTTCTCATAATAAATGAAGCAAAAGAGAAGGGAGAAGTTATTTATATCTAAGAGCAAGAACATTTCTGCCAAAGGTCACCGATGCTTTATGGGGTTGGAAAATGACCACTGGATTATATTAAAGGTTTACCAACTTAGTTAATAGAAGTTTTTGACCCGCTGAATACATGCAGAAAAGTTGATGTTCCTACTTATCATAATGTTTTCTCCGATATGCACGAGAGGAAAAGTAATTTAGTTAAGGGCAAATACGAATTAAAAGTTCTAAAAGGGAAAAAGTTGAGGTGAAGATAATTGATATGCATGGAGAAGAGATACTTTTTGTAAAGGAGATATAGATTTAAATATTGTTACCCAAGATTTTTTAGTAATTAATAAATACTATATAGAAATATACGGACAGTCGCTTGTCCTATTTACAACTGGGACATTCTCATGGTTTATAATGGTTATATAACATTTATAGGAGGAAATGACCATGAGTACAGGAATTTTATTAACATGTATGTTATTTACTGCTATGGGTGCGAGTATGGATTTGGAGAGTGTGCCGTTGGATTGGGTTAAAGTTGGCGGTGAGATAGGTCGTCGTATTGATATTACAATATATAACAATACAATGGTGATGGATATTGATGGGGAATTTTTAGTGCCATTTGTAAAGAAGGAAAATGTTGGGGGTGGGTATATTGGAATAGATAAGACGATAGATGCGTTAGTTCGGTTTGCCAAATATACCAATGACCCGAAAGTAATTGAACGAAAAGACCATGTTGTTAAAACATTGCTTGACGCACAGGAAAAAGATGGGTATATCGGTTTGTTCAAGAAAAGTGACCGTGTATGGAAACTCTGGGATATACATGAGATAGCCTACATAATCTATGGTCTTTTGATGGAATATCGTTTTTTTAAGAACGAATCTGCATTAGAAGGAGCCAGAAAGGCTGGCGATTATCTAATTCAAAATATGAGTCCGTATCCGGGGCGTATACCTGGTGATGGCGATGTTTGCTGGGAAATGGGAACTACAGGAGTTGAAACGGCAATGCTTTGCTTATATGAAGACACAAAAGACCCGAAGTATTTGGATTTTGTTAAAAGTTATATGAAATTAGACCAATGGGATGGGCCTATTATTAAAGGTAGATGGGGACATATACAGGGACATGCCTATGCCCATTTGAAACGGTGTGTGGCAAAAATGCAATTAAATCGAATTGAAACAAATTTAGATTTGTTAAAGCCCGGTCGGAAGGTTCTTGATTTTATATTGAAAGACAACGGTATGGTTATTATTGGAACCTGCGGACAGCATGAATGCTGGCATGATACACAGGAAGGCAGTGCTAATTTAGGTGAAACCTGCATGACGGCTTATTTAATTCGCTGGTGGGATGAATGTTTAAGGGAAACCAATAATTCAAAATTCGGTGATTTGATGGAGCGTGCTATATATAACGCATTGTTCGGGGCTCAATTGTTAGATGGGAGAAGAATACGCTACTATACACCATTTGAAGGGAAGCGTGTATATTTCGACCAGGATTGTTATTGTTGCCCATGTAATTTCTGTAGGATAATTGCAGAATTGCCTCAGATGATATATTACACGAAAGATAACTCTATTTATATAAACCTTTTTACTCCCTCAAAAGCGACTTTGACCGTTGATAATACACCTATTGAAATCGAACAAGAGACCAACTATCCCTCGGAGGGGGTTGTGAAGGTTAAGATTAATGAAATACCTTACGAAAAAGCATTCCCAATT
This DNA window, taken from Candidatus Hydrogenedens sp., encodes the following:
- a CDS encoding nucleotidyltransferase domain-containing protein; this translates as MYEKNVIKSQIKNILEKLLTERGISIDRIVIFGSFVKGRFREDSDIDVIIVSRSFQGKSIFERVRMTTGIGRELVRKLKIPFDLLYYSDEEWENEDFLIINEAKEKGEVIYI
- a CDS encoding HEPN domain-containing protein; its protein translation is MDMEKDKNARNKFKSPEEWLKQADYDLDTAQAMFDAGKYVYTIFMCHLSVEKALKGLYAKKFKKDPPKIHNLNYFCEMLGMDLEKELYDFIDNLNGLSIPTRYPDELDRLLRDYEKEETHNILEKTRELLLCMKRML
- a CDS encoding DUF1829 domain-containing protein, whose protein sequence is NLIQAILSINDLFVMAPPMVASLFREDVERFLRLNEIRFTPSVNFNGKSGFVHFFDFVIPASKVKPERILKAINRPDRQNITSLIFSWTDTKEVREPNSTAYSVLNDMEQSINPDLISALKQYKIIPLLWSDKEKYIEELAA
- a CDS encoding glycoside hydrolase family 127 protein — its product is MSTGILLTCMLFTAMGASMDLESVPLDWVKVGGEIGRRIDITIYNNTMVMDIDGEFLVPFVKKENVGGGYIGIDKTIDALVRFAKYTNDPKVIERKDHVVKTLLDAQEKDGYIGLFKKSDRVWKLWDIHEIAYIIYGLLMEYRFFKNESALEGARKAGDYLIQNMSPYPGRIPGDGDVCWEMGTTGVETAMLCLYEDTKDPKYLDFVKSYMKLDQWDGPIIKGRWGHIQGHAYAHLKRCVAKMQLNRIETNLDLLKPGRKVLDFILKDNGMVIIGTCGQHECWHDTQEGSANLGETCMTAYLIRWWDECLRETNNSKFGDLMERAIYNALFGAQLLDGRRIRYYTPFEGKRVYFDQDCYCCPCNFCRIIAELPQMIYYTKDNSIYINLFTPSKATLTVDNTPIEIEQETNYPSEGVVKVKINEIPYEKAFPIAFRVPLWCKEVKARINNGDWMVKNDLTGNIWSIENSWEKGSILEINFDMKMRVIRGTQAQAGRVAIMYGPQVFCVSRKANPQLANKDLRLITIDPKSIEGPFPDDTVRKGGLKFTVKGWDTLNWYPLVKYDYENIILTEFPNPDGEMTYLHVINPDDPIIEDDEFWGLSM